From the genome of Solanum dulcamara chromosome 12, daSolDulc1.2, whole genome shotgun sequence:
ATATTACACTAttagaaacaaagatttttccCACCGTAAACCAACGAGAAATTTgtgctataaataaaatacGATTTTTCCACCCATTTCTATCGAACCAGTTCATTGGAAAATTACAGATTCTCATTGAAATACTGGAAATGAGAGTTTTTTCTTTCTCACTATTTaatcaaaatatctataaaaataGCTACTGAATAATTTATGATGCAAAATTTCAATggagaaataatatttttttaaagtagcGTTACAAGAATAGACATGTTTTAACAATGAGAAATTTTACCAAACCCCCTAATACTTTTTGTCAAATGAACTAAAAAGTATACCAAATTAATGCTTTAGATTTTCCAACTTTCTTTCCCAATAATTCCcatcaacttttttttctatatttttttaaaaaaaaatttcaaagagtACACACCAAggtccaataaaatactccactttttttctctttctatttccatatatataaaaatactcTCACCTCATTCTTTATAAActatccaattttttttccttctaaacTCTCCCCACTTAAATCACAACTACACCAAAgtttaaagagaaaaaaataaaaataaaaatcctatAAATGAGTAGTGGAGAGATGATAATTGTTTATAAGGTTATTTTGGCTACACTTGCAATTATCATCATAATTCTTGTTATCCTACTCTTCATTTGTTGCAAGAAAAAACCAATCAAAGCTGAAGAAACTCCTCCAACAAAGCAAGTTCCATGTTCTTATTCATTAATGGACATTCATGAAGCCACGGATGGATTCAATTATCGAAGAATCATCGGTCAAGGACGTATCGGAAGTGTATATATAGGTATATTACCAAATGGAGATCAACAAGTAGCTATAAAAAGGATCCATCCGAGGCTCGTATTGAGTAATGCTGGCTTTGGTTTCTCATCGATGATGAAATGGCTTTCTTTAGCTGATCATCCTAATGTCGTGCCAATTTTAGGGTTTTCTGAGGCTCCTGGGGAAAGAATCGTGGTAATGGAATTTGGAGGTATGTTGAGTCTTGATTTTTACTTACATCAAAATGATCGCGATGGTGGTGGTGGGGTGTCCTTATTGGATTGGAATTGTAGGTTAAGAGTCGCGGCTGGTACTGCTAGAGGAATAGAATATTTACATGAAGTTATGGTGCCACATATAGTACATGGTTCCATTAAACCCTCGAATATACTAATAGATGTCAAATTTTGTGCTAGGGTTTGTGACTATGGTTTGTATTTTTTCTTGACATCTTATGATAAAAGGCAATTAGGGTTAATGGGATATGTTGATGATGAATATTGGATTGGTAATGAGAAAAGGGGTTGTTGTAAAGAAAGTGATGTATATGGATTAGGTGTTGTTTTGTTGGAGTTGTTGAGTGGAAGGAAATGTGATCAAGAAAGTTTACTTGTGAAATGGGCATTGCCattaattaaagaaatgaaATTTGGTGAATTTTTGGACAATAGACTTATGTTGCCAAGTGATGTTAGGCCACTTGTTAGATTGGCTAAAGTTGCATTAGCTTGTGTTGGAAATTCAAGAAAAAGTAGGCCTTCAATTGTACAAGTTGCTGCTATTTTGAATAACTTAGAAGTTGGATTATTATAAGCTTTTGATTAGTTGTCAAGTCAACAAAACATTATTATTATGCTTAGGTGGCATTTGTTTTTTGAAATGCCAGACTTTATAtatattgagttttttttttttatattttttttttggtaaaatatTACATTGTACATATAGTTTAGattttatgtatttatgtaCATATACTAAATTTTTGAATTCATTGAATAATATGCAAAAAGCTAGCTCAGTGGTCCAAGACATTCAAAATGCACTTCTAACGTCCAAGGTTTGATTCTCAGGAACTGCAATATAAGTCTGTTTAAGAAAGAAGGGCTTTTAATAGAATTTCTTTCATTAGGGCCTGATTAATTTGAATTCGTATTGCATAAAGCACATTTAATGGAGAAGTGTTTCTGTAATTCAGATTCATGTCGTATAGGTCCATTTAAGATAGAAGTGTtttgtaataaaaaaaaatcattaagaTTTCGACTGATTCAAATTTGTGTCCCATAAAAAACATTTAATTGAAAAGCGATCAATTTCTAACAGATTTTTTTAATAACTAATACTCCAAAATATTTGATTAAGAGTAAAAATATTTTGTCCATTTCATCACAAttctcggggggggggggggggggggggggatttcATTATCTTAATGTTATGTCTATTTGGTTGTTTCCTTGTACAGTATAATGTAGTAACACTTTTTATAGCTTGTcatttcttaattattattcttttcttttctttttttggatgGATCAATAGATACACAAATATTGATTAATAGTCATACATAAATTCGGGAAGCTTGTCCTTACCTTTGAATAATATTAAAAAGTTCTTAACTTATTGTATGTCCTATTATGTACATAATTGTGAAGGAAAATAGACGGGTTTaagatttaaattatttaaaatgcgAAATATTATTGAACTGCCTGTcaaatattgatattgaaaaataatttggtcCGAAATTTAATGTTTATACATGTTTAGTGTGTTTCCTAACATGTATGTAGTATTTTGAATCAAGGTTATTGGGTCCAACTAAACTCTTAACTTATACTACACATCTGCTCTTATTGAAGGAGGGTGAAATTGGTATTAGGGTGTGTTCGGTGaattttccaattttttcaTGTTCTGTTCgttaaaattttagaaaattatttcGTTTAGAAAAACAAGTTCCTTAAAAATGAGTAAGATGACTTCCTTAATGAaagtagagaaaaaaaaattgtccaaattttcttttatgtcGAACACAtccttcattttaatttatgtgatataatTTGACtgtaaattaaatttaattaaaagaataaataaagttttttaaaaaatttatgatctTAACCATTATCCAAGATTACGTGACTATAGAAACTTCTCTCATTACAAGTATTCttacaaatattttgaattttaaacaaTGGCATCAAAATAAGCTATTTGTTTAAATCTCCCAACATCTATGGTTTACTAAGAAAGTCTCATGTAATATGTAGCAACACTTGAGTTTATCTTTCGAAATAACAATTTGGCGTTTGAGGGATTTATAAGAGAGGAAATTTCAGCAATaacaatattttgagtatttattATCAATTATAGTGATAGTTTGATTATTTATGAGACGTAGATGTATCAATTCATTTTGAATATATTCATCTTGTATCGATTTGTTCTATATCAGAGTTAACAAATATAGAACTAGTTGATACATTAATATAGAGTGAATTGATACAGCTCTAATCGAATAGATAATACATTTCATTTTCAAGAGATATAAGAACCTTGACCTTGATAATGATAAAAGGTGTATGAGTTACTAATAATGTTTTGAAGCTTTAAATTTAGCTATTACTAATTTATGTAGTTACTCGCTCTGTCTATTACTTGTCTAATATTGTCTTGACACACCTTTAAGGAGCAATAAATAGAATGACAATTTTACTATATCATTCTttcaatataattaattcaatgtCTTGAAAAATGTATTATGAAATGAATATAGTTAATAATAATGGTAAATTAGAAATTAAAGTGATACACTATCTCTTGATTTTCTAAACCagacaagtaaaaatggacaTCTATTTTCAATACGATGGACAAGTAATTTTACTTAGTCCCTATATCAAAAATAGatgtttcattttatttgaCCATTCTAGCAAATCAATAGagttttattactttttttctCATACTACCTTTAATACTCCTGCATTAACTTTTACTTATCATGTTTGTTGAAAACTTTAAATTGACTACTATTACTATATGTACTCCCCCGTTTCATATTACGCGGTCCTTTCTAATTGACTTAATAGACATCTTTAACTAACATTATTATTGATGTTTTGAAACTCTAAATTTACCTACTactattttatgtattatttaatactccctctgtccctttttacttattaaatattttctaatttgatttccctttttacttgtcatttttgacaaatcaagaaaatacatttttttaacCTTTTATATCCTCAATTTATCTAAAGaattaatgtctttgaaaaatgtaaaacttcttgaaaatcattaacGAAAAATTTGAGACCCATGAATTAATGagggtaaaatgataaactcaTTATCTCAATCATTGTTTTTTTAATAGatgtatcaagtcaaaatttgGCAAGTAAAAAGAGGCAAAGAAAGCATTAAAGGTAGTGTGGAAAAAAAgtaataaacttcaatttgctaaaatggataaataaaatgaaatatctATTTTTGATATAAGGGaccaaagaaaatgaaacaaaagaAGTAAAAGTGACCATCTATTTATATTATAGTAAACCAGTAAAAATAGCCGGCGAAGTGTTACACTGTAAAAAGACAAGTGCAGGAAACGAGACATAAACCTTGGAAAAGAGGAAAGAAAACATAATATTACTAATCACACGAGGATTAAGTACTAAACGTCAACCTCACTAACCGTCAATAACTGCACAAttggagaaagaaagagaatatGGACTGAGAATTTCACAACTGACTTACAAAATCTCTCTAAACCATCTTCCTAACACTACCACACTAGGAAGGCTCAAACAAAATAGCTAAGTTAGAGTGCACACCAGAATGAAAAATATTATGTCACACGAAAGCCCCGACGATGGCAGCAGCATATAGCAAGATTGTGTAAGCCACTTTATGGGGATATAAGCCCCCTATAGAATTTAAAAGGATGTTTTGAGGATGCCAGCACCCAAATTTTTAATCCAGAAGTGGTATGCCTTTGCCTATAAACTGAGATACTTACAACCTTTCTACACAACTCAGCAAAGCTAAACGCTATGATTTCTGGAGGACGCATTTCTCATATAAAGCTAGGATATCCTTCTTGTTTGCGTTCTTCAGTTGGAGTAGTTCAGCGCCAAAATTATGCTTTGTAAGCTCCTGCTTTAGTTTCTGCACTGTGAACTTCGTATAATCCTCACCATTTGTTTGTTGACTATGAGCATCATCATCTCCCCTAAATACAGAACCTCCATCTTCTGGGGAAGTAAACTTAAGGGGACTGGTTGTACTCTTGGACCTCTTATTTCCTCTGACTGGTCTATCATTTGTATCCATGTCATGGACAGATTCAATTCCAGCTTCATATTCATCTATCCTGGCACGTTTGCCATGGGAAGCAGTTCTAAGTTTGCTATCCAGTGCAGTTTCATTCAGCCGAACTGCAGTTAACTGTTGTTGAAGAAGATCTAGCTTTCCTTGTGTAGCTTGCAACTGAACAGAGAGCGCTTCGGCCCTATTGGTTGCTTCAGCTCGGGCTGCACGCTCAGTTTCCAACAGACTCTCAAGGACTTGTACAGTACTGGCCCTCTGTTCATTATTTGATTTCAGTAGCATCTCaatttctttttccctttcttctACTCGGGCCTCCAGCATTGTGACTTTTGACCTTGCATCCTTCTCAGCACGATGATACCTCCCTACTTCATCAGCCAAGTCTTCTCTTTCCCTCTCTAACTTTTCAATAGTTCTGTCAGCCTTTTCAATCTGAGCTAATCTTTCCATAGCTAAACGCTGAATTTCATTCTTCTCTTTCAGGGCCGTAGCTGCTTCAGCCCTGGCTTTATCAGCCAGCTCAGTCGCCCTTTTTGCCTCTCTTTCAGCTGATTTATATCTATCCTGAATATCCTCAAATCTGTTGAACTCTGACCGGTACTTCTGCTCCAGATGAACCTTCTCCTGTTCCAGAATCTTGGCTTCTCTTTCAAATGATTGTGCAGTAGCATTTATATTCTCTAGCCTTTCACCCAATTCCTTGATTTCAACCTTTAAGGCCGACACTTCTAGGCCATAGTTCCTTACCTTTGAATCAGCAGTCTGTAAAAAAGTAATAATCACATAACGGTCAATAGtattactctctttctttttgatAATGGTACGAATAGAATAGTGAACAGTACTACTACAATCAATAAACAGTGTCTCAATCCCAAACTAGTTGGGTTTGGCTAAATATGAATCAATTGTATCCAACCTGCTCCATTAGGGCAGTCATTAGTACTAATACCCATGTAAATCTCTTAAATTACCACATAAATAATGAGTGTAAATATCCATATATTAAAGCTAGTTCAGAGGACCAAACAGGAAAACCAAAATACTAGGAGCATTACAATCTGCAGCAAAAATGGTCCCTTATGAAGTCTCTATTGgtcttatttttattgtatGCCGCATTTGAATCATCTTTCCAGCAAGCCTACTTTAAAATAACAAAGAGTGTCCTTCCCCCCTCTCTCCCTGTTAGTTTTTATAACTTCGTTCCATCCCACCCTCACCTTTTTTCAAAAACAAGATTAGTGCAAATGAAACTTAAGTTGGTTTACAAAGAGCAGAAACTCACCCTCAACTCCAAATTCAGTGTTGCTAATCGCTGCTCAGCCTGCTCAAGCTTAGATGTCTtgtcttttatttcttcttcctGCAGTTTCATGAACAAAGAGAACTTCAAATATGGTATCGGAAAACTAAACAAGCAGAATCACAAAATGATCTTTCAAGGAGGAAAGAGGGGGAAAAAAACAGCACATTTAAATTGAATCAATATGCATAGCAATATAATCACCTTATCAGCCAGAGTGCTTGAAAATTCATGCCTTAAAGCATCTTCTCTCAATTGAGTTTCCTTGTTTGCACGCTCTTGAACAGATGCTGCCTTCTCAAGAGCATTCTTAACTTCCTTGACGGCAATGTCATATTTACGTTTCCACTCCTCCGCCTCTTCTTGAGCTGATTCAGCTTGTTCTTTGGCAGCAGCCAGCCTTGCTTCAGCAGCAGCAGTTCTGGACTTCAGAACAGACACTTCTGCACTTGATTGGTCTTCATCGGCCTTCTGCTTCAACAGAAGTTGTTCATACTTTCTTTTCCATTCTGCGGACTCATGTTTAGCTGAAGTGAGTGTTTTTGATAAGCTTGAATATCTCTCTTCCAATGAACTATATTTACTCTGCAAATTTGCGATGCGACTCGTGTAATCATCTGCAAGCTGCTTCTTGTCGTTAATGGCATCTTCATAACGCTTCAAATATTCAGATTTATACTTCTCACTAACTTCCAGTTGTTTGTTAAGTAAGTTCATCTTATCCTCAATGGAGCGGCACTTCAAAGCAAGAGTAGTTTTCTCTGATCCAAGTTGGTCTGTTTGCTTCTTGATGAGATCAAAAAGTGTACCTTCCAAGCTGGAAATCAATGTAATAATGACATATACATTTCCAACTGCAAGTGCTTCAGTAAAGAATCATTAATATACAAACCTTTGTTGTAAGAAGACGATCAATTTTCTCCATTTCTCAGGGCCCTGACAAGTTGCTTCATACTTGGACACTAAACGATCCAGAACCTGCATATAGCATATGCATTTAGGACATTGGTAACTCAATAAGCCTACATTCCAGTTTAGCCACCTACAAATAGGCTGATATCTATAGTAATAAGGGCTTACCTTAAGCACACTATCTATATGTGCATCAGGAGCATGGCAAGCCAACCTCAGTTCCTTTTCCATGTCCTGTATGGCATTTGAACATTGTAGATAAGCCTCCCTAAAGGCATCCTTTTTAAGCTCCTGCCATCAACATAAAAAACAAATCAGCGATTAGGAAGCAGTAGCACAGAGTTAGATACTCACCCATGAAATCCTGATAAAACTATCTACCTCGAAAAGTCATTCCATTTGATGGACCACGGAACTTTAATTGGATCCCAGACAGAATGTCAATGGGTAGGTCCATATAACATATAGTCAATTATCATGTGGGCAGATGGCCCATGTACAGACATAAAACTGATAAGAACAGAACCAATACTACACAAGGACAGGCACTCATCTTGGAAGAAACAAACAGATCAAACCCACAGGCATTAACACATGTTCAAACTTAAGACTCAATTATCACCTGGGTACCAGAGAAAAGAGTTGTAAATGAAGGAGAGAATTAAAAACTTTATTCCACAGGCCACTTATacaaagaaagaagaaacaatACTTCGTAACCAAGCAACTGACTGAAACTCAATATTGAGATTTACTAGAATATTTCAccattccaaatttaaagtaaTGAGAATACACAGCCTAAGCAAAATAAATGTACATATCCACAAAATGCAGAACGATTGTTCATATTCATTAAGAGTCCGGTTAAGTAGGAACTTCTCCTTATATATCTAGAGAAGTCTTGGATGTATCTTTCAATACATTTATTTCTCGTCTTCTCTTTTTtcccaaactcaaaatgcagaTCAAATGTCCTAATGCTGGGTTTTCcaataaaaataacttaacattacctataataaaaaaaggagatCAAATGAAACCTCTAGAGCTAGACTCTGTGCAAAATAGGTTCTGCTGCCATTCtatgaaaaatagaaaataccCTCCATGAGTTGCAAAAGAAATCCACATTTCTAGATGAACACCTCCATAAAGGAAATCCGACGATTTGAAGAAATTCAGCACCGTGTCCTGGTTTTCAAACTTATACAAGTGAAACTCCAGGACTGTGTCATGGAGTTCGAAAAAAGCAGAAAAGAAGGAGTAGCGGGTCTCAGCTGCTTTTTAAAGTTGAAGGTAGCTTTGTCCAAATATTATTTCCGCACAAAAAGAAGTGCCTAAATTTCAACAAGTTTTGGAACAATGACTTACTTTCAAATAGAAGTCATAGAAGTGGTTATTTGTGAATTTTCCAGTATGCCAAATTTCCTTTTAGTATTTTGGGGGGCAAGTATATTAGTATTAGCTCATCCTCCACTAAGGAATGTATTATGACACTCATGTATAATTATATCACTCAtacattttatccttaatatttgAAGTAAAGGGTGGAGGAAAAGCTTAACCTCAAATGccttttttatgaaattttggaGACGCTTCTCATATTTCATCCTGATGGATCCAGCCCCCACAGCAGTAGAATTAAATTCTGCCATGGACTTTTGAGCTGCATCTTCATGTGCTTCTCTTAGTGCACCCTGCAATGATTGAAATATAAGACGCAACCAGATAATGTTAGCAAAGAAACTAAAGCAATACTTACTTCCTCCGGAGGCTTAGAACGATCAAATGAAGCCATGTATCTTTCAGCAGCCAAATCATATGCCCTTTGACACTCAGCTTCCTCAACACTCTGCAGAAATCAAAAGGAAAACATCCATCGGCGTACATTATAGTGCATAAGCTGGGTATACGGAGTGAACTAACACAGTAGCACTTGGGGAGTTAAATAACAACCATTAGATTCTACAAAAATCATTCACTTGTAGGTTTGTCATGTTGTTTCACTTGTGTTGAATTTCTCTTcccttctattttttttcttcttaaattgAAAAATGAATAGTGGATATCATAGGAATTCTGAAATGACTAATGCACTAGTGCACGAAGTGTGGTAAATAAAACAACATGCAAGAAGTTGCCAAGCACGGGCACCAAAGTATGGTTACACATCGGTGTCCGTCAGATATCAGACACTTGCACGTCGCTCATCAGACATCAACTGATGTCCAGACTAT
Proteins encoded in this window:
- the LOC129876746 gene encoding proline-rich receptor-like protein kinase PERK3; translation: MSSGEMIIVYKVILATLAIIIIILVILLFICCKKKPIKAEETPPTKQVPCSYSLMDIHEATDGFNYRRIIGQGRIGSVYIGILPNGDQQVAIKRIHPRLVLSNAGFGFSSMMKWLSLADHPNVVPILGFSEAPGERIVVMEFGGMLSLDFYLHQNDRDGGGGVSLLDWNCRLRVAAGTARGIEYLHEVMVPHIVHGSIKPSNILIDVKFCARVCDYGLYFFLTSYDKRQLGLMGYVDDEYWIGNEKRGCCKESDVYGLGVVLLELLSGRKCDQESLLVKWALPLIKEMKFGEFLDNRLMLPSDVRPLVRLAKVALACVGNSRKSRPSIVQVAAILNNLEVGLL
- the LOC129875986 gene encoding uncharacterized protein LOC129875986 encodes the protein MRRLFGRGSAGDSPQQPSPSPSPPQTTLPSSVNIAAGPARPIRFVYCDEKGKFQIDPEALAILQLVKEPVGIVSVCGRARQGKSFILNQLLGRSSGFQVAATHRPCTKGIWLWSAPLRRTALDGTEYNLLLLDTEGIDAYDQTGTYSTQIFSLAVLLSSMFVYNQMGGIDEAALDRLSLVTEMTRHIRVRASGGRASASELGQFSPIFVWLLRDFYLDLVEDNRKITPRDYLELALRPVQGGARDVAAKNEIRDSIRALFPDRECFPLVRPLSNENELQRLDQIPLENLRPEFKAGLDALTRFVFERTRPKQVGATIMTGPLFARITQSFLDALNNGAVPTITSSWQSVEEAECQRAYDLAAERYMASFDRSKPPEEGALREAHEDAAQKSMAEFNSTAVGAGSIRMKYEKRLQNFIKKAFEELKKDAFREAYLQCSNAIQDMEKELRLACHAPDAHIDSVLKVLDRLVSKYEATCQGPEKWRKLIVFLQQSLEGTLFDLIKKQTDQLGSEKTTLALKCRSIEDKMNLLNKQLEVSEKYKSEYLKRYEDAINDKKQLADDYTSRIANLQSKYSSLEERYSSLSKTLTSAKHESAEWKRKYEQLLLKQKADEDQSSAEVSVLKSRTAAAEARLAAAKEQAESAQEEAEEWKRKYDIAVKEVKNALEKAASVQERANKETQLREDALRHEFSSTLADKEEEIKDKTSKLEQAEQRLATLNLELRTADSKVRNYGLEVSALKVEIKELGERLENINATAQSFEREAKILEQEKVHLEQKYRSEFNRFEDIQDRYKSAEREAKRATELADKARAEAATALKEKNEIQRLAMERLAQIEKADRTIEKLEREREDLADEVGRYHRAEKDARSKVTMLEARVEEREKEIEMLLKSNNEQRASTVQVLESLLETERAARAEATNRAEALSVQLQATQGKLDLLQQQLTAVRLNETALDSKLRTASHGKRARIDEYEAGIESVHDMDTNDRPVRGNKRSKSTTSPLKFTSPEDGGSVFRGDDDAHSQQTNGEDYTKFTVQKLKQELTKHNFGAELLQLKNANKKDILALYEKCVLQKS